Proteins encoded together in one Impatiens glandulifera chromosome 1, dImpGla2.1, whole genome shotgun sequence window:
- the LOC124919531 gene encoding cellulose synthase A catalytic subunit 3 [UDP-forming]-like isoform X3: MMKSEGETGGKPLKNLGGLICQICGEKVGHAVNGEPFVACDVCAFPVCRPCYEYERKDGNQSCPQCKTAYKRHTGSPAIHGDREEEAILNAGTRDFIYSENQHDKKKVAQRMLGWHASYGRGRAVASPNYDKEVSHNHIPLLINGHEVSGKLSAASPERMSVASPGPSGGKSNIRVVDSVREFGSSGLSNVAWKERVDGWKAKQDKSAGVAPETSRAASERGIGDIDACTDVPVNDSLLNDETRQPLSRKFSIPSSRINPYRMVIVLRLVILCIFLHYRITNPVPNAYALWLVSVICEIWFAISWILDQFPKWLPVNRETYLDRLSVRFDREGEPSQLAAVDIFVSTVDPLKEPPLVTANTVLSILSVDYPVDKVACYVSDDGAAMLTFEALSETSEFARRWVPFSKKYSIEPRAPEWYFAQKNDYLKDKVHPSFVKDRRAMKREYEEFKIRINALVAKAQKVPERGWIMQDGTPWPGNNTRDHPGMIQDFLGQSGGLDSDGNGLPQLVYVSREKRSGFQHHKKAGAMNALVRVSAVLSNGPFLLNLDCDHYINNSQAIREAMCFMMDPNLERYVCYVQFPQRFDGIDRNDRYANRNTVFFDINLRGLDGIQGPVYVGTGCVFNRTALYGYEPPHKPYKKSGLFSSCFGLKKINSKYNKKGSNYKSSSRRMDPTVPIFNLEDIGVEGAGFDYEKRLLMSDTILEQRFGQSALFVTSTLMENGGAPHSATPETLLKEAIHVISCGYEDKTDWGSEIGWIYGSVTEDILTGFKMHARGWRSIYCMPKRPAFKGSAPINLSDRLNQVLRWALGSIEILFSRHCPIWYGYGGRLKWLERFAYINTTIYPITSIPLVLYCTLPAVCLLTGKFIIPQ; encoded by the exons atgatgaaGTCGGAAGGAGAGACTGGG gGTAAGCCCTTGAAGAATTTGGGTGGTCTTATCTGCCAGATCTGTGGCGAGAAAGTTGGCCATGCTGTGAACGGCGAACCATTTGTTGCGTGCGATGTCTGTGCATTTCCAGTTTGCAGACCATGCTATGAGTATGAGAGGAAAGATGGAAATCAGTCGTGTCCTCAGTGCAAGACTGCTTACAAGAGGCACACAG GAAGCCCAGCTATTCATGGTGATAGAGAAGAGGAGGCCATTTTAAATGCTGGGACTCGTGACTTTATCTATTCAGAAAATCAGCACGATAAGAAGAAAGTTGCACAACGTATGTTGGGCTGGCATGCTTCCTATGGACGAGGGAGAGCCGTTGCATCTCCAAATTATGACAAAGAAGTTTCCCATAACCACATTCCTTTGCTAATTAATGGACATGAG GTATCTGGAAAATTATCTGCTGCATCACCTGAACGAATGTCCGTGGCATCTCCTGGACCTTCTGGAGGAAAAT CAAATATTAGAGTTGTAGATTCTGTTAGGGAATTTGGATCCTCTGGATTGAGCAATGTGGCTTGGAAAGAGAGGGTTGATGGGTGGAAGGCGAAGCAGGATAAAAGTGCCGGTGTTGCCCCAGAAACTAGCCGCGCGGCTTCTGAGAGGGGTATTGGAGACATTGATGCTTGCACGGATGTGCCTGTGAATGACTCTTTGTT AAATGACGAAACTAGGCAGCCTCTTTCAAGGAAGTTTTCTATTCCATCATCCAGGATAAACCCATATAGAATGGTTATTGTTCTACGGCTTGTTATTCTCTGCATTTTCTTGCACTACCGGATAACCAATCCTGTGCCTAATGCATATGCACTTTGGTTGGTATCTGTGATTTGTGAGATATGGTTTGCAATATCCTGGATATTGGATCAGTTCCCTAAGTGGCTTCCGGTGAACAGAGAAACATATCTCGACAGGCTTTCAGTCAG ATTTGATCGAGAAGGCGAGCCATCACAACTAGCTGCTGTTGACATTTTTGTCAGTACTGTCGACCCTCTAAAGGAACCTCCTCTTGTCACAGCCAATACTGTATTGTCCATTCTTTCTGTCGATTATCCAGTGGACAAGGTTGCGTGCTATGTCTCTGACGATGGAGCTGCTATGTTGACATTTGAAGCTTTGTCTGAAACATCAGAGTTTGCAAGGAGGTGGGTTCCTTTCAGCAAGAAGTATAGCATTGAGCCACGTGCTCCTGAATGGTACTTTGCTCAAAAGAATGACTACTTGAAGGATAAAGTTCATCCATCATTTGTCAAAGACCGAAGAGCAATGAAG AGAGAATATGAAGAGTTCAAGATTCGCATCAATGCACTTGTAGCAAAGGCCCAGAAGGTTCCAGAGCGAGGATGGATTATGCAAGATGGTACACCTTGGCCTGGAAATAATACTAGGGATCACCCAGGAATGATTCAG GATTTCTTGGGTCAAAGTGGGGGGCTTGACAGTGATGGCAATGGGTTACCACAATTGGTGTATGTTTCTCGTGAGAAACGCTCTGGCTTCCAGCATCACAAGAAAGCTGGTGCTATGAATGCACTT GTTCGAGTATCAGCTGTCCTTTCTAATGGCCCCTTCCTGCTTAATCTGGATTGTGATCATTATATAAACAATAGCCAGGCAATCAGAGAAGCTATGTGTTTTATGATGGATCCAAACCTTGAGAGATATGTCTGCTATGTACAGTTTCCGCAAAGATTTGATGGGATTGATAGAAATGATCGATATGCCAATCGCAACACTGTTTTCTTTGAT ATTAATCTGAGAGGTTTAGATGGAATTCAAGGCCCTGTGTATGTGGGAACAGGATGCGTCTTCAACAGGACAGCGTTGTATGGCTATGAGCCTCCTCACAAACCATACAAGAAATCGGGGTTGTTCTCATCTTGCTTTGGATTAAAGAAGATAAATTCCAAATATAATAAGAAGGGTTCAAACTATAAGTCGTCTAGCAGGCGCATGGATCCTACAGTTCCAATTTTCAACCTAGAGGATATAGGAGTTGAAG GGGCTGGATTTGACTATGAGAAGAGATTACTTATGTCAGATACGATTCTCGAGCAAAGATTTGGACAATCTGCTCTATTTGTTACATCTACACTTATGGAGAATGGTGGTGCTCCTCATTCTGCAACACCGGAGACTCTTCTTAAGGAAGCTATTCATGTTATCAGCTGTGGGTATGAGGACAAAACGGATTGGGGAAGTGAG ATTGGATGGATTTATGGTTCAGTGACAGAAGATATTCTGACCGGATTTAAGATGCATGCTCGTGGTTGGCGATCAATTTACTGCATGCCAAAGAGACCAGCTTTTAAAGGTTCTGCTCCCATCAATCTTTCTGATCGTCTAAACCAAGTCCTCCGATGGGCTTTAGGATCCATTGAAATTCTATTCAGTCGGCATTGTCCAATTTGGTATGGATATGGTGGAAGGCTAAAATGGCTGGAGAGATTTGCATATATTAACACCACCATATATCCTATCACTTCTATACCATTAGTTTTGTATTGTACATTGCCAGCCGTTTGTCTCCTCACTGGAAAATTCATCATTCCACAG TAA
- the LOC124919531 gene encoding cellulose synthase A catalytic subunit 3 [UDP-forming]-like isoform X1, translating to MMKSEGETGGKPLKNLGGLICQICGEKVGHAVNGEPFVACDVCAFPVCRPCYEYERKDGNQSCPQCKTAYKRHTGSPAIHGDREEEAILNAGTRDFIYSENQHDKKKVAQRMLGWHASYGRGRAVASPNYDKEVSHNHIPLLINGHEVSGKLSAASPERMSVASPGPSGGKSNIRVVDSVREFGSSGLSNVAWKERVDGWKAKQDKSAGVAPETSRAASERGIGDIDACTDVPVNDSLLNDETRQPLSRKFSIPSSRINPYRMVIVLRLVILCIFLHYRITNPVPNAYALWLVSVICEIWFAISWILDQFPKWLPVNRETYLDRLSVRFDREGEPSQLAAVDIFVSTVDPLKEPPLVTANTVLSILSVDYPVDKVACYVSDDGAAMLTFEALSETSEFARRWVPFSKKYSIEPRAPEWYFAQKNDYLKDKVHPSFVKDRRAMKREYEEFKIRINALVAKAQKVPERGWIMQDGTPWPGNNTRDHPGMIQDFLGQSGGLDSDGNGLPQLVYVSREKRSGFQHHKKAGAMNALVRVSAVLSNGPFLLNLDCDHYINNSQAIREAMCFMMDPNLERYVCYVQFPQRFDGIDRNDRYANRNTVFFDINLRGLDGIQGPVYVGTGCVFNRTALYGYEPPHKPYKKSGLFSSCFGLKKINSKYNKKGSNYKSSSRRMDPTVPIFNLEDIGVEGAGFDYEKRLLMSDTILEQRFGQSALFVTSTLMENGGAPHSATPETLLKEAIHVISCGYEDKTDWGSEIGWIYGSVTEDILTGFKMHARGWRSIYCMPKRPAFKGSAPINLSDRLNQVLRWALGSIEILFSRHCPIWYGYGGRLKWLERFAYINTTIYPITSIPLVLYCTLPAVCLLTGKFIIPQISNIAIIWFMSLFLSIFATGILEMRWSGVGIDEWWRNEQFWVIGGVSAHLFAVVQGLLKVLTGIDTNFTVTSKATDEGGDFAELYILKWTSLLIPPTTLLIINIVGVVAGISYAMNSGYQSWGPLFGKMFFAFWVIVHLFPFFKGLMGRQNRTPTIIVLWSVLLASIFSLLWIRIDPFITRVTGPDMEMCGINC from the exons atgatgaaGTCGGAAGGAGAGACTGGG gGTAAGCCCTTGAAGAATTTGGGTGGTCTTATCTGCCAGATCTGTGGCGAGAAAGTTGGCCATGCTGTGAACGGCGAACCATTTGTTGCGTGCGATGTCTGTGCATTTCCAGTTTGCAGACCATGCTATGAGTATGAGAGGAAAGATGGAAATCAGTCGTGTCCTCAGTGCAAGACTGCTTACAAGAGGCACACAG GAAGCCCAGCTATTCATGGTGATAGAGAAGAGGAGGCCATTTTAAATGCTGGGACTCGTGACTTTATCTATTCAGAAAATCAGCACGATAAGAAGAAAGTTGCACAACGTATGTTGGGCTGGCATGCTTCCTATGGACGAGGGAGAGCCGTTGCATCTCCAAATTATGACAAAGAAGTTTCCCATAACCACATTCCTTTGCTAATTAATGGACATGAG GTATCTGGAAAATTATCTGCTGCATCACCTGAACGAATGTCCGTGGCATCTCCTGGACCTTCTGGAGGAAAAT CAAATATTAGAGTTGTAGATTCTGTTAGGGAATTTGGATCCTCTGGATTGAGCAATGTGGCTTGGAAAGAGAGGGTTGATGGGTGGAAGGCGAAGCAGGATAAAAGTGCCGGTGTTGCCCCAGAAACTAGCCGCGCGGCTTCTGAGAGGGGTATTGGAGACATTGATGCTTGCACGGATGTGCCTGTGAATGACTCTTTGTT AAATGACGAAACTAGGCAGCCTCTTTCAAGGAAGTTTTCTATTCCATCATCCAGGATAAACCCATATAGAATGGTTATTGTTCTACGGCTTGTTATTCTCTGCATTTTCTTGCACTACCGGATAACCAATCCTGTGCCTAATGCATATGCACTTTGGTTGGTATCTGTGATTTGTGAGATATGGTTTGCAATATCCTGGATATTGGATCAGTTCCCTAAGTGGCTTCCGGTGAACAGAGAAACATATCTCGACAGGCTTTCAGTCAG ATTTGATCGAGAAGGCGAGCCATCACAACTAGCTGCTGTTGACATTTTTGTCAGTACTGTCGACCCTCTAAAGGAACCTCCTCTTGTCACAGCCAATACTGTATTGTCCATTCTTTCTGTCGATTATCCAGTGGACAAGGTTGCGTGCTATGTCTCTGACGATGGAGCTGCTATGTTGACATTTGAAGCTTTGTCTGAAACATCAGAGTTTGCAAGGAGGTGGGTTCCTTTCAGCAAGAAGTATAGCATTGAGCCACGTGCTCCTGAATGGTACTTTGCTCAAAAGAATGACTACTTGAAGGATAAAGTTCATCCATCATTTGTCAAAGACCGAAGAGCAATGAAG AGAGAATATGAAGAGTTCAAGATTCGCATCAATGCACTTGTAGCAAAGGCCCAGAAGGTTCCAGAGCGAGGATGGATTATGCAAGATGGTACACCTTGGCCTGGAAATAATACTAGGGATCACCCAGGAATGATTCAG GATTTCTTGGGTCAAAGTGGGGGGCTTGACAGTGATGGCAATGGGTTACCACAATTGGTGTATGTTTCTCGTGAGAAACGCTCTGGCTTCCAGCATCACAAGAAAGCTGGTGCTATGAATGCACTT GTTCGAGTATCAGCTGTCCTTTCTAATGGCCCCTTCCTGCTTAATCTGGATTGTGATCATTATATAAACAATAGCCAGGCAATCAGAGAAGCTATGTGTTTTATGATGGATCCAAACCTTGAGAGATATGTCTGCTATGTACAGTTTCCGCAAAGATTTGATGGGATTGATAGAAATGATCGATATGCCAATCGCAACACTGTTTTCTTTGAT ATTAATCTGAGAGGTTTAGATGGAATTCAAGGCCCTGTGTATGTGGGAACAGGATGCGTCTTCAACAGGACAGCGTTGTATGGCTATGAGCCTCCTCACAAACCATACAAGAAATCGGGGTTGTTCTCATCTTGCTTTGGATTAAAGAAGATAAATTCCAAATATAATAAGAAGGGTTCAAACTATAAGTCGTCTAGCAGGCGCATGGATCCTACAGTTCCAATTTTCAACCTAGAGGATATAGGAGTTGAAG GGGCTGGATTTGACTATGAGAAGAGATTACTTATGTCAGATACGATTCTCGAGCAAAGATTTGGACAATCTGCTCTATTTGTTACATCTACACTTATGGAGAATGGTGGTGCTCCTCATTCTGCAACACCGGAGACTCTTCTTAAGGAAGCTATTCATGTTATCAGCTGTGGGTATGAGGACAAAACGGATTGGGGAAGTGAG ATTGGATGGATTTATGGTTCAGTGACAGAAGATATTCTGACCGGATTTAAGATGCATGCTCGTGGTTGGCGATCAATTTACTGCATGCCAAAGAGACCAGCTTTTAAAGGTTCTGCTCCCATCAATCTTTCTGATCGTCTAAACCAAGTCCTCCGATGGGCTTTAGGATCCATTGAAATTCTATTCAGTCGGCATTGTCCAATTTGGTATGGATATGGTGGAAGGCTAAAATGGCTGGAGAGATTTGCATATATTAACACCACCATATATCCTATCACTTCTATACCATTAGTTTTGTATTGTACATTGCCAGCCGTTTGTCTCCTCACTGGAAAATTCATCATTCCACAG ATCAGTAACATAGCGATTATATGGTTCATGTCCCTTTTCCTCTCCATTTTCGCAACAGGCATACTAGAAATGAGATGGAGTGGAGTAGGAATCGACGAATGGTGGAGAAACGAACAGTTTTGGGTCATCGGAGGTGTCTCCGCCCATCTTTTCGCTGTAGTCCAAGGTCTACTCAAAGTCCTAACTGGAATCGACACCAACTTCACAGTCACCTCCAAGGCTACTGACGAAGGCGGTGACTTTGCCGAGCTATACATCTTAAAATGGACCAGTCTACTCATCCCTCCGACCACTCTCCTCATCATAAACATTGTTGGAGTTGTTGCAGGAATCTCGTACGCAATGAACAGCGGTTACCAGTCTTGGGGACCGCTGTTCGGGAAAATGTTCTTTGCATTTTGGGTGATTGTTCATTTGTTTCCTTTCTTCAAGGGTTTGATGGGTAGACAGAATCGCACGCCTACTATTATTGTGCTGTGGTCGGTTCTGTTGGCTTCGATTTTCTCTTTGTTGTGGATTAGGATTGATCCTTTTATTACGAGAGTGACAGGACCCGATATGGAGATGTGCGGGATTAACTGTTGA
- the LOC124919531 gene encoding cellulose synthase A catalytic subunit 3 [UDP-forming]-like isoform X2, producing the protein MMKSEGETGGKPLKNLGGLICQICGEKVGHAVNGEPFVACDVCAFPVCRPCYEYERKDGNQSCPQCKTAYKRHTGSPAIHGDREEEAILNAGTRDFIYSENQHDKKKVAQRMLGWHASYGRGRAVASPNYDKEVSHNHIPLLINGHEVSGKLSAASPERMSVASPGPSGGKSNIRVVDSVREFGSSGLSNVAWKERVDGWKAKQDKSAGVAPETSRAASERGIGDIDACTDVPVNDSLLNDETRQPLSRKFSIPSSRINPYRMVIVLRLVILCIFLHYRITNPVPNAYALWLVSVICEIWFAISWILDQFPKWLPVNRETYLDRLSVRFDREGEPSQLAAVDIFVSTVDPLKEPPLVTANTVLSILSVDYPVDKVACYVSDDGAAMLTFEALSETSEFARRWVPFSKKYSIEPRAPEWYFAQKNDYLKDKVHPSFVKDRRAMKREYEEFKIRINALVAKAQKVPERGWIMQDGTPWPGNNTRDHPGMIQDFLGQSGGLDSDGNGLPQLVYVSREKRSGFQHHKKAGAMNALVRVSAVLSNGPFLLNLDCDHYINNSQAIREAMCFMMDPNLERYVCYVQFPQRFDGIDRNDRYANRNTVFFDINLRGLDGIQGPVYVGTGCVFNRTALYGYEPPHKPYKKSGLFSSCFGLKKINSKYNKKGSNYKSSSRRMDPTVPIFNLEDIGVEGAGFDYEKRLLMSDTILEQRFGQSALFVTSTLMENGGAPHSATPETLLKEAIHVISCGYEDKTDWGSEIGWIYGSVTEDILTGFKMHARGWRSIYCMPKRPAFKGSAPINLSDRLNQVLRWALGSIEILFSRHCPIWYGYGGRLKWLERFAYINTTIYPITSIPLVLYCTLPAVCLLTGKFIIPQAY; encoded by the exons atgatgaaGTCGGAAGGAGAGACTGGG gGTAAGCCCTTGAAGAATTTGGGTGGTCTTATCTGCCAGATCTGTGGCGAGAAAGTTGGCCATGCTGTGAACGGCGAACCATTTGTTGCGTGCGATGTCTGTGCATTTCCAGTTTGCAGACCATGCTATGAGTATGAGAGGAAAGATGGAAATCAGTCGTGTCCTCAGTGCAAGACTGCTTACAAGAGGCACACAG GAAGCCCAGCTATTCATGGTGATAGAGAAGAGGAGGCCATTTTAAATGCTGGGACTCGTGACTTTATCTATTCAGAAAATCAGCACGATAAGAAGAAAGTTGCACAACGTATGTTGGGCTGGCATGCTTCCTATGGACGAGGGAGAGCCGTTGCATCTCCAAATTATGACAAAGAAGTTTCCCATAACCACATTCCTTTGCTAATTAATGGACATGAG GTATCTGGAAAATTATCTGCTGCATCACCTGAACGAATGTCCGTGGCATCTCCTGGACCTTCTGGAGGAAAAT CAAATATTAGAGTTGTAGATTCTGTTAGGGAATTTGGATCCTCTGGATTGAGCAATGTGGCTTGGAAAGAGAGGGTTGATGGGTGGAAGGCGAAGCAGGATAAAAGTGCCGGTGTTGCCCCAGAAACTAGCCGCGCGGCTTCTGAGAGGGGTATTGGAGACATTGATGCTTGCACGGATGTGCCTGTGAATGACTCTTTGTT AAATGACGAAACTAGGCAGCCTCTTTCAAGGAAGTTTTCTATTCCATCATCCAGGATAAACCCATATAGAATGGTTATTGTTCTACGGCTTGTTATTCTCTGCATTTTCTTGCACTACCGGATAACCAATCCTGTGCCTAATGCATATGCACTTTGGTTGGTATCTGTGATTTGTGAGATATGGTTTGCAATATCCTGGATATTGGATCAGTTCCCTAAGTGGCTTCCGGTGAACAGAGAAACATATCTCGACAGGCTTTCAGTCAG ATTTGATCGAGAAGGCGAGCCATCACAACTAGCTGCTGTTGACATTTTTGTCAGTACTGTCGACCCTCTAAAGGAACCTCCTCTTGTCACAGCCAATACTGTATTGTCCATTCTTTCTGTCGATTATCCAGTGGACAAGGTTGCGTGCTATGTCTCTGACGATGGAGCTGCTATGTTGACATTTGAAGCTTTGTCTGAAACATCAGAGTTTGCAAGGAGGTGGGTTCCTTTCAGCAAGAAGTATAGCATTGAGCCACGTGCTCCTGAATGGTACTTTGCTCAAAAGAATGACTACTTGAAGGATAAAGTTCATCCATCATTTGTCAAAGACCGAAGAGCAATGAAG AGAGAATATGAAGAGTTCAAGATTCGCATCAATGCACTTGTAGCAAAGGCCCAGAAGGTTCCAGAGCGAGGATGGATTATGCAAGATGGTACACCTTGGCCTGGAAATAATACTAGGGATCACCCAGGAATGATTCAG GATTTCTTGGGTCAAAGTGGGGGGCTTGACAGTGATGGCAATGGGTTACCACAATTGGTGTATGTTTCTCGTGAGAAACGCTCTGGCTTCCAGCATCACAAGAAAGCTGGTGCTATGAATGCACTT GTTCGAGTATCAGCTGTCCTTTCTAATGGCCCCTTCCTGCTTAATCTGGATTGTGATCATTATATAAACAATAGCCAGGCAATCAGAGAAGCTATGTGTTTTATGATGGATCCAAACCTTGAGAGATATGTCTGCTATGTACAGTTTCCGCAAAGATTTGATGGGATTGATAGAAATGATCGATATGCCAATCGCAACACTGTTTTCTTTGAT ATTAATCTGAGAGGTTTAGATGGAATTCAAGGCCCTGTGTATGTGGGAACAGGATGCGTCTTCAACAGGACAGCGTTGTATGGCTATGAGCCTCCTCACAAACCATACAAGAAATCGGGGTTGTTCTCATCTTGCTTTGGATTAAAGAAGATAAATTCCAAATATAATAAGAAGGGTTCAAACTATAAGTCGTCTAGCAGGCGCATGGATCCTACAGTTCCAATTTTCAACCTAGAGGATATAGGAGTTGAAG GGGCTGGATTTGACTATGAGAAGAGATTACTTATGTCAGATACGATTCTCGAGCAAAGATTTGGACAATCTGCTCTATTTGTTACATCTACACTTATGGAGAATGGTGGTGCTCCTCATTCTGCAACACCGGAGACTCTTCTTAAGGAAGCTATTCATGTTATCAGCTGTGGGTATGAGGACAAAACGGATTGGGGAAGTGAG ATTGGATGGATTTATGGTTCAGTGACAGAAGATATTCTGACCGGATTTAAGATGCATGCTCGTGGTTGGCGATCAATTTACTGCATGCCAAAGAGACCAGCTTTTAAAGGTTCTGCTCCCATCAATCTTTCTGATCGTCTAAACCAAGTCCTCCGATGGGCTTTAGGATCCATTGAAATTCTATTCAGTCGGCATTGTCCAATTTGGTATGGATATGGTGGAAGGCTAAAATGGCTGGAGAGATTTGCATATATTAACACCACCATATATCCTATCACTTCTATACCATTAGTTTTGTATTGTACATTGCCAGCCGTTTGTCTCCTCACTGGAAAATTCATCATTCCACAG GCATACTAG